One Vanessa atalanta chromosome 6, ilVanAtal1.2, whole genome shotgun sequence genomic window carries:
- the LOC125064861 gene encoding uncharacterized protein LOC125064861, with protein sequence MNRDFVYDDDRPTVWSRAGSTLNKWMWGALCCGVPGIPCYFCSCCEKFEDRMERERPRVNQGTVTTERMSRQHRPHAPRGRKSTPEMLSAVRCALTQLQGEPAPPLKVASKSEPQTPETVKRLTYDARINAEN encoded by the exons ATGAATCGCGACTTCGTATACGATGACGATAGACCAACAGTCTGGTCGCGAGCTGGTTCCACTTTGAACAAGTGGATGTGGGGCGCTCTTTGTTGCGGTGTTCCTGGTATCCCGTGCTATTTTTGCAGCTGCTGTGAGAAATTCGAAGACAGAATGGAGAGAGAGAGGCCAAGAGTTAACC AAGGTACCGTAACCACAGAACGCATGTCGAGACAACATCGCCCGCACGCACCTCGTGGTAGAAAATCTACGCCTGAAATGTTGTCTGCCGTTCGATGTGCTCTGACGCAGTTGCAAGGCGAACCAGCTCCTCCCTTAAAGGTTGCTTCTAAATCTGAACCTCAGACACCGGAAACTGTTAAACGATTAACATATGACGCACGTATTAACGCCGAGAATTGA